The Impatiens glandulifera unplaced genomic scaffold, dImpGla2.1, whole genome shotgun sequence genome contains a region encoding:
- the LOC124918350 gene encoding small RNA degrading nuclease 1-like, producing the protein MSNITSQLSIMEAEFAAASKDALVEVVRMAQKRGMKGNKGTWKEFLAVYDKKFGSSLSDPSKRQPDALLSFIKTFNEQDMKVFYKVIQCRSNPDAIVQFANTHPDGESPEMKLVRLTLGHPYYALDYSFPSHEEGWLVTNPIKGKKKNAEISMIAVDCEMVLCEDGTEAVAKICVVDRSQAAKLNEFVKPDKAVVDYRSEITGLTAKDLEGARSSLADVQKSMKRLLSHGTILVGHGLNNDLKALKLDHARVIDTSLIFKYGVEGSYKRPSLFNLCKSVLGYDLRKTGAPHNCLDDATAAMKLVLAKIQSGEDTTVLPIPSEPVPEIDLSKLLLHRVPRILPTEKLHKIISGDFTIQSKPKKKGLADYYSALAIFKNQQEADKAFESANGKLETDSYGRPQKLISYKLENGVSGELYIRKNALGSSVGQVPSRKRALESEDKNPSELKILKTEKLGGESQCTTEATSDDCKIHLKEIERLNKQLKEKENEISSLNKIIVALTRKQGL; encoded by the exons ATGTCAAATATCACATCACAACTCTCAATAATGGAGGCCGAGTTTGCCGCTGCCAGCAAAGAT GCGCTGGTTGAAGTTGTGAGAATGGCTCAGAAGAGAGGAATGAAAGGTAATAAGGGGACATGGAAGGAGTTTTTAGCTGTTTATGATAAAAAGTTTGGTTCAAGCTTGAGTGATCCATCTAAAAGGCAGCCAGATGCTTTGCTGTCTTTTATAAAGACATTCAACGAACAAGATATGAAG GTCTTCTATAAGGTTATTCAGTGTCGTTCTAACCCTGATGCCATTGTCCAGTTTGCAAATACACATCCAGATGGAGAGTCTCCTGAAATG AAACTGGTTCGCTTAACACTTGGACACCCGTATTACGCTCTAGATTATTCTTTTCCATCACATGAAGAG GGATGGTTGGTAACAAACCCCATTAAGGGAAAGAAAAAGAATGCAGAAATCTCCATGATTGCTGTTGATTGTGAAATGGTCCTTTGTGAAGATGGTACTGAAGCGGTGGCAAAGATTTGTGTTGTGGATCGTAGCCAAGCG GCCAAACTGAATGAGTTTGTGAAGCCAGACAAAGCAGTTGTTGACTACAGGTCCGAAATCACTGGACTTACAGCAAAAGATTTGGAAGGTGCTAGGTCTTCCTTAGCTGATGTTCAG AAATCAATGAAGAGGTTGTTATCACATGGAACAATTTTAGTTGGCCATGGATTGAACAATGATCTGAAAG CACTGAAGTTGGATCATGCAAGAGTTATTGATAcatctttaatatttaaatatggagTTGAGGGAAGCTACAAGAGACCATCTTTGTTTAACTTATGTAAG TCTGTGTTGGGATATGACCTTAGAAAAACAGGTGCTCCTCACAACTGTTTGGATGATGCCACTGCTGCAATGAAGCTTGTTCTTGCCAAAATTCAGTCAGGGGAGGATACTACTGTATTACCAATTCCCAGTGAGCCA GTTCCGGAGATTGATTTGTCAAAGCTACTACTTCATAGGGTGCCAAGAATTCTTCCGACCGAAAAATTACATAAGATTATATCTGGAGATTTTACCATTCAAAGCAAG CCTAAGAAAAAAGGTCTAGCAGACTACTATTCAGCTCTAGCTATATTCAAAAATCAGCAAGAAGCAGATAAAGCATTTGAAAGTGCTAATGGAAAATTGGAAACT gaTTCTTATGGAAGGCCACAAAAGCTAATTTCATACAAGCTTGAGAATGGAGTAAGTGGTGAACTCTATATTCGTAAAAATGCACTTGGTTCTTCTGTAGGCCAAGTTCCGTCAAGGAAAAGGGCATTAGAATCAGAAGATAAAAACCCAAGTGAATTGAAGATTTTGAAAACCGAAAAACTTGGAGGAGAATCACAGTGTACAACAGAGGCTACTTCCGATGATTGTAAAATCCATCTTAAGGAAATCGAAAGATTGAATAAACAATTGAAGGAGAAGGAAAATGAAATATCAAGCTTGAACAAGATCATCGTTGCTCTTACTAGGAAACAAGGACTCTAA
- the LOC124918349 gene encoding uncharacterized mitochondrial protein AtMg00810-like, giving the protein MSVDDIIVTGNDLVALRRFITDTRNEFSIKDLGSLSYFLGLEVSHTDTGLFVSQAKYALDILERANLIEAKSVSTPLLTGESLVSTGSSFKNPTLYRSLVGALQYLTITRPDLSYVVSSVSQFLQSPTEDHFLAVKRILRYVKGTLHFGLLFTKHHDSSILGYSNADWARCVETRRSAYGYSIFLGGNLVYWSAKKQSTVARSSCESEYRVMANAVAELVWVINLLRELGALPPTRSVLLCDNKSAIFLSQNPVAHKRAKHIDLDYHFVRELVSSGRISTKFVPSHLQLADIFTRSLPRPAFEFLRSKLCVCLHPTQRLTGGNRDNTN; this is encoded by the coding sequence ATGTCTGTTGACGATATTATTGTCACAGGCAATGATCTTGTTGCCCTTCGTCGGTTCATAACTGATACTAGAAATGAGTTTTCCATCAAGGATCTGGGCTCCTTGAGCTATTTTCTTGGTCTTGAGGTCTCTCACACCGATACTGGGTTATTTGTTAGTCAAGCCAAGTATGCACTTGATATTCTTGAGCGTGCAAACTTGATTGAGGCGAAATCTGTTTCCACCCCATTGTTGACAGGTGAATCTCTTGTCAGTACAGGTTCTTCTTTCAAGAACCCCACATTATACAGATCTTTGGTTGGTGCTTTGCAGTACTTGACCATCACTAGACCAGATTTATCTTATGTTGTCAGCTCTGTTAGTCAGTTTCTTCAGTCGCCTACTGAAGATCATTTTTTGGCTGTTAAGCGTATCCTTCGCTATGTGAAGGGTACTCTTCATTTTGGTCTCTTGTTCACTAAGCATCATGACTCTTCCATCTTGGGATACTCTAATGCGGATTGGGCTCGTTGTGTTGAGACTCGTCGCTCAGCTTATGGGTACTCTATATTTCTTGGGGGCAATCTTGTTTATTGGAGTGCAAAGAAACAATCAACTGTTGCTCGTTCCAGTTGTGAGTCCGAGTATCGGGTAATGGCCAATGCAGTTGCTGAACTTGTTTGGGTTATTAATCTTCTTCGGGAATTGGGGGCTCTTCCTCCTACTCGGTCAGTTCTGTTGTGTGATAACAAGAGTGCTATTTTCTTGAGTCAGAATCCGGTAGCACATAAGCGAGCTAAACACATTGATCTCGATTATCACTTTGTTCGTGAATTGGTCTCATCTGGGCGCATTTCCACTAAGTTCGTTCCCTCTCATCTTCAGCTTGCAGATATTTTCACGAGGAGTCTTCCTCGTCCGGCCTTTGAGTTTCTACGGTCTAAGCTTTGCGTGTGTCTTCACCCCACGCAGCGCTTGACGGGGGGTAATAGAGATAATACTAATTGA